A window of Fragaria vesca subsp. vesca linkage group LG7, FraVesHawaii_1.0, whole genome shotgun sequence contains these coding sequences:
- the LOC101293047 gene encoding uncharacterized protein LOC101293047, which translates to MASKFGFMTLAVLALALAVCVQGTLGGVTCENLDESTCAFAVSSSAKRCVLEKHIKRSGEEAYTCRTSEIEADKLKDWIESEECIKSCGLDRKSYGISSDSLLESCFAQKLCSPQCYGSCPNIVDLYFNLAAGEGVFLPKLCEAQGANARRQMSEIRSSGFVAPGPVKSANLVAEAPVNYMNLKAEYYVAPAQAPAY; encoded by the exons ATGGCTTCTAAGTTCGGCTTCATGACCCTTGCAGTCCTCGCTCTTGCGCTAGCCGTTTGCGTGCAAGGCACTCTAG GGGGAGTGACATGTGAGAATCTAGACGAAAGCACTTGTGCATTCGCGGTGTCATCATCAGCCAAACGTTGTGTGCTTGAGAAGCACATAAAGAGGAGCGGAGAGGAAGCATACACATGCCGCACATCTGAAATTGAAGCAGATAAACTGAAGGACTGGATCGAAAGCGAAGAGTGCATCAAATCTTGCGGCCTAGACCGCAAGTCCTACGGAATCTCATCCGACTCTCTCCTCGAGTCTTGCTTCGCACAAAAGCTTTGCTCTCCTCAGTGCTACGGCAGCTGCCCCAACATTGTTGACCTTTACTTCAACCTCGCAGCTGGTGAAG GGGTGTTCCTTCCAAAACTATGTGAAGCACAAGGAGCAAATGCTCGTAGGCAAATGTCGGAGATCCGAAGCTCTGGATTTGTTGCACCAGGACCAGTAAAGTCAGCTAATTTGGTAGCAGAGGCACCAGTAAACTACATGAACTTGAAAGCTGAATACTACGTTGCTCCTGCACAGGCACCAGCCTACTAA
- the LOC101292261 gene encoding DNA-directed RNA polymerase III subunit RPC3-like, with protein sequence MTVTNSGIQYAVQIITKHFGNLVAKVCETLLKSGPLNLGALIRSTALTPQQVKNSLLILVQHNCVQPFTQESKAGLKVQYIAVYDNILHRLRFAKFLAVVAQELGDECKQLVAGLLEHGRLTQQQLMDRADQKSKSDSTEVQDVSAAQENFVRLVNARFVERCPAPEPLLEEPPEQEGPKKPRGKSAKMVQVPETIEQRVLAAARPMEAIRFLITTESETDDPLQKSENNFSSMGVGEKRKFDDLDSEEHGSNDKGVILWRANFEQFIRCLRHKACIESVRARHDDGAAVVLRAVLKATRNQETKVKTDYSGPLKMDAIYEEVMDSEACPSLEQECVRAHLRLLCGAPLVTGEYEDENEDVLYSVDLKKIIELLQNDEVESIVLKRYGKDAYRIFRLLTSQSNAGRFFETDKISEMALVDKKETPKILYKLWKDDYVHMEKLSLTAAKQSQVMVWKVHKSIVWEHVLDEMYHAAYNLVKRYDHEREENKEVTNTPKEKRIGELEKKANRFLAVRKIMASSLLKLDDALMLFHDF encoded by the exons ATGACGGTGACCAACAGCGGCATCCAATACGCCGTTCAGATCATCACCAAACACTTCGGCAACCTCGTCGCC AAAGTATGCGAAACCCTACTGAAATCCGGGCCGTTAAACCTCGGCGCCCTAATCCGATCGACGGCGCTCACTCCCCAGCAAGTCAAGAACTCTCTCCTCATCCTCGTCCAGCACAATTGCGTCCAGCCCTTCACTCAAGAGTCCA AGGCTGGGCTTAAAGTTCAGTACATTGCTGTGTATGATAACATACTCCATCGCCTTCGGTTTGCGAAGTTTCTGGCTGTTGTGGCCCAGGAGCTCGGTGATGAG TGCAAACAACTTGTTGCTGGTTTACTTGAGCATGGTAGACTTACACAGCAGCAGTTGATGGACAGAGCTGATCAGAAATCGAAATCAGATAGTACTGAAG TTCAGGATGTTTCTGCAGCTCAAGAGAACTTTGTTAGACTTGTGAATGCCCGTTTTGTTGAACGCTGCCCGGCCCCTGAACCACTTCTTGAAGAACCACCTGAACAAGAAGGTCCAAAGAAGCCACGCGGTAAATCTGCTAAG ATGGTTCAAGTACCAGAGACCATAGAACAACGTGTTCTAGCAGCAGCAAGGCCTATGGAAGCAATAAGATTTTTAATTACGACAGAATCGGAAACTGATGATCCGTTACAAAAAAGTGAGAATAATTTCTCTAGTATGGGTGTTGGGGAGAAG CGCAAGTTTGATGATTTGGATAGTGAAGAACATGGGTCTAATGATAAGGGAGTGATTCTTTGGCGTGCCAATTTTGAGCAGTTCATTCGTTGTCTAAGGCATAAG GCTTGTATTGAGAGTGTTAGAGCACGACATGATGATGGAGCTGCAGTTGTGTTAAGAGCAGTGCTGAAGGCAACTAGAAATCAAGAGACCAAAGTGAAAACAGATTATTCAG GTCCTTTAAAGATGGATGCTATTTATGAGGAGGTGATGGATAGTGAAGCCTGCCCTAGTTTAGAGCAGGAATGTGTCAGAGCTCACCTCAGATTGTTGTGCGGAGCACCTCTTGTAACAGGAGAATATGAGGATGAGAATGAGGATGTGCTTTATAGCGTTG ACTTGAAGAAAATTATCGAACTGCTTCAGAATGATGAG GTGGAGTCGATTGTTCTGAAAAGATATGGAAAGGATGCTTATAGAATATTTCGGTTACTGACAAGCCAGTCAAATGCTGGTCGTTTTTTTGAGACAGATAAG ATATCAGAAATGGCCCTTGTTGACAAAAAGGAAACACCTAAGATTCTTTATAAGCTCTGGAAGGATGACTACGTTCATATGGAG AAATTATCATTGACAGCAGCTAAACAGTCGCAAGTCATGGTATGGAAAGTACACAAGTCGATTGTTTGGGAACATGTTTTAGATGAGATGTACCATGCAGCGTACAATTTGGTTAAGCGATATGATCATGAGAGGGAAGAGAATAAGGAG GTTACAAATACCCCGAAGGAGAAACGCATTGGTGAGTTAGAGAAAAAAGCCAACCGCTTTCTAGCTGTTAGGAAAATCATGGCATCTTCCCTTCTGAAGCTTGATGATGCTCTCATGCTTTTCCATGACTTCTGA
- the LOC101292553 gene encoding tubulin beta-1 chain-like isoform 2, which translates to MREILHIQGGQCGNQIGAKFWEVVCAEHGIDSTGRYGGDDELQLERVNVYYNEASCGRFVPRAVLMDLEPGTMDSVRSGPYGQIFRPDNFVFGQSGAGNNWAKGHYTEGAELIDSVLDVVRKEAENCDCLQGFQVCHSLGGGTGSGMGTLLISKIREEYPDRMMLTFSVFPSPKVSDTVVEPYNATLSVHQLVENADECMVLDNEALYDICFRTLKLTTPSFGDLNHLISATMSGVTCCLRFPGQLNSDLRKLAVNLIPFPRLHFFMVGFAPLTSRGSQQYRALTVPELTQQMWDAKNMMCAADPRHGRYLTASAMFRGKMSTKEVDEQMINVQNKNSSYFVEWIPNNVKSTVCDIPPTGLKMASTFIGNSTSIQEMFRRVSEQFTAMFRRKAFLHWYTGEGMDEMEFTEAESNMNDLVSEYQQYQDATADEEGYDYEDEEEVQEEA; encoded by the exons ATGCGTGAGATCCTTCACATCCAGGGAGGCCAGTGCGGCAACCAGATCGGAGCCAAGTTCTGGGAGGTCGTCTGCGCCGAGCACGGCATCGACTCCACCGGCCGCTACGGCGGCGACGACGAGCTCCAACTCGAGCGCGTCAATGTCTACTACAACGAGGCCAGTTGCGGGAGGTTTGTCCCACGCGCCGTGCTCATGGATCTGGAGCCTGGCACCATGGACAGCGTCAGATCTGGACCGTACGGCCAGATCTTCCGGCCGGATAACTTCGTGTTTGGACAGTCCGGCGCCGGCAACAATTGGGCGAAAGGTCACTACACTGAAGGCGCTGAGTTGATTGACTCGGTTCTTGACGTTGTTAGGAAGGAGGCTGAGAACTGTGACTGCTTGCAAG GGTTTCAAGTTTGCCACTCTCTGGGAGGTGGTACTGGTTCTGGAATGGGAACACTTCTCATTTCCAAGATCCGAGAGGAGTATCCAGACCGAATGATGCTCACATTCTCTGTGTTTCCATCGCCTAAGGTGTCGGACACTGTGGTTGAGCCATACAATGCGACTCTCTCTGTTCACCAGCTGGTTGAAAATGCGGATGAGTGTATGGTTTTGGACAATGAAGCTCTGTATGACATTTGCTTCCGAACGCTGAAGCTCACTACTCCAAGCT TTGGTGATCTGAATCACCTGATTTCTGCTACCATGAGCGGTGTGACTTGCTGCCTTCGTTTCCCTGGACAACTCAACTCTGATCTCCGCAAGCTTGCTGTTAATCTGATCCCATTCCCTCGATTGCACTTCTTCATGGTTGGGTTCGCTCCACTTACATCTCGTGGATCCCAACAATACAGAGCACTCACTGTTCCAGAGCTCACTCAACAGATGTGGGATGCCAAGAACATGATGTGTGCTGCTGATCCTCGTCATGGGCGGTATTTGACTGCTTCAGCAATGTTCCGTGGTAAGATGAGCACCAAGGAAGTTGATGAACAGATGATCAATGTCCAAAACAAGAATTCATCCTACTTTGTTGAGTGGATCCCCAACAATGTCAAGTCCACTGTTTGTGACATCCCCCCAACCGGTCTGAAGATGGCTTCAACATTCATTGGCAACTCCACATCCATTCAAGAAATGTTCCGGAGGGTGAGTGAGCAGTTCACTGCTATGTTCCGAAGAAAGGCTTTCTTGCATTGGTACACAGGAGAGGGAATGGATGAGATGGAGTTTACCGAGGCAGAGAGCAACATGAATGACCTTGTTTCAGAGTACCAGCAGTACCAGGATGCTACTGCAGATGAGGAAGGGTATGACTATGAAGATGAGGAGGAAGTTCAGGAGGAGGCTTGA
- the LOC101314811 gene encoding uncharacterized protein LOC101314811, whose product MANKRQREARKRFRAEHPELVKTPEPTPPKDPTKKKKNKVKKPSFKPKRSDSDGAAKKSRSKHPLRVPGMKPGDSCFICKGTDHIAKLCPEKAEWDRHKICLFCRQRGHSLKNCQKKNENDMEAKLCYNCGESGHSLSRCPLPLQDGGTKFAKCFVCNETGHLSKDCPKNSHGIYPKGGSCKICGGVTHLARDCPNKDSRNSMGGGNSNPKWNEPRGKLTKFTSGDDLEDDFSFIGEKSVAKTEDDSAVVAGSASRPQEASVTSKKKQGPKIASSSGFSVSGLAVNDECKQKFLELKAKRNHRFIVFKIENQEVVVEKLGEPDETYDDFTASLPADECRYAVFDLDFTTDENCQKSKIYFIAWSPDTSKVRMKMVYASSKERIKRELDGIQVELQATDPSELSFDIIKSRAL is encoded by the exons ATGGCGAACAAAAGACAGAGAGAGGCTCGCAAGAGATTCAGAGCAGAGCACCCGGAACTGGTCAAAACCCCAGAGCCAACTCCCCCAAAAGACCCAACCAAGAAGAAGAAGAACAAGGTCAAGAAGCCAAGCTTCAAGCCCAAGAGATCAGATTCTGATGGAGCAGCCAAGAAGTCTCGGAGTAAACACCCACTTAGAGTCCCTGGTATGAAGCCCGGAGATAGCTGCTTCATTTGTAAAGGCACTGACCATATTGCCAAGCTTTGCCCTGAGAAAGCTGAGTGGGATAGGCACAAG ATATGCTTGTTTTGTCGACAAAGGGGGCATAGTCTGAAGAATTGTCAAAAGAAGAATGAGAATGATATGGAGGCGAAGTTGTGTTATAATTGTGGAGAATCTGGGCATTCGCTTTCTAGATGCCCCTTGCCTCTTCAAGATG GTGGAACTAAATTTGCCAAGTGCTTCGTCTGTAATGAGACTGGTCACCTGAGCAAGGACTGTCCTAAAAACTCTCATGGGATTTATCCAAAG GGCGGTTCTTGTAAAATATGTGGAGGTGTAACACATTTGGCACGAGACTGTCCTAATAAAGACAGCAGGAATTCAATGGGTGGTGGCAATTCTAATCCCAAAT GGAATGAACCAAGAGGAAAGCTTACTAAATTTACAAGTGGAGATGATCTTGAGGATGATTTCAGTTTCATAGGTGAGAAGTCTGTTGCCAAAACAGAAGATGATTCTGCTGTAGTCGCTGGTTCTGCTTCTCGTCCACAGGAAGCTTCTGTAACATCAAAAAAGAAACAGGGTCCAAAGATA GCTTCGTCGTCTGGCTTTTCTGTTTCTGGCCTTGCAGTGAATGACGAGTGCAAGCAGAAGTTCTTGGAGCTAAAAGCCAAGAGAAACCATCGGTTCATTGTATTCAAGATTGAAAATCAAGAGGTGGTGGTAGAGAAACTTGGAGAACCAGATGAAACGTACGATGATTTCACAGCATCGCTGCCAGCGGACGAGTGCCGCTATGCTGTGTTTGATCTTGATTTCACCACTGATGAAAACTGCCAGAAGAGCAAGATTTACTTCATTGCATG GTCACCTGATACATCAAAGGTGAGAATGAAGATGGTGTATGCTAGCTCCAAAGAGAGAATCAAGAGAGAATTGGATGGCATTCAAGTTGAATTGCAAGCAACTGATCCAAGTGAATTGAGCTTTGACATTATTAAATCTCGAGCTCTTTAA
- the LOC101291970 gene encoding uncharacterized protein LOC101291970 — MEKDSPSFKIRALLQQIRPHFIEILRTPDFRNSKAADEIQKQVKLLMALNNQMAMDTGTQKKFAWTHEQHSLHNRVCAKENEDELPTQPVQRRCSVDKQLPGAQWTNFIPEKKAFVSSQLPRSYIVGGSNFGWNFITFSGSKPVYYGVTKEAYRSSHIR; from the exons ATGGAGAAAGACTCCCCCTCCTTCAAAATCCGCGCTCTCCTTCAACAAATTCGTCCCCATTTTATTGAG ATTCTTCGAACACCTGATTTTCGGAATTCTAAAGCAGCTGATGAGATTCAGAAAC AGGTGAAGCTTCTCATGGCGCTAAACAACCAGATGGCCATGGATACAGGAACACAGAAGAAGTTTGCATGGACACATGAACAACATTCACTCCATAACAGGGTGTGTGCGAAAGAAAACGAAGATGAGTTACCAACACAGCCGGTTCAACGTAGATGCTCTGTTGATAAACAACTGCCCGGTGCACAATGGACTAATTTTATCCCAGAGAAGAAAGCATTTGTTAGCAGCCAGCTACCGCGAAGCTACATTGTGGGTGGTTCGAATTTTGGTTGGAACTTCATCACATTTTCCGGCAGTAAACCAGTGTATTATGGTGTAACAAAGGAGGCATATCGAAGCAGTCACATTAGATAA
- the LOC101291675 gene encoding cytokinin hydroxylase-like translates to MEHTAMAGIFIVISLYLFCRLLLSFWVFPFLTHRRLKKNGFSGPSPCFPLGNLSEMKKKTNTQSSSWTNKISHDIYPTLFPHFARWKNSHGKVFVYWLGTEPFLYIADPVFLKKLSSEVSAKKWGKPSVFKRDRAPMFGNGIVMSEGDEWALHRQVITPAFNPANLKAMVGLMVEATRSMLDTWSNQLKNSGTREIDVEKSIRETAGEIIAKASFGISYQSDNHVFGKLRALQISLFQTKRLLGVPFGELLYLKQALEARRLGEEINQLFSPIISAREEMIRSGSSPPQRDLLGILLNQSDQQGSFRKTMTTQQLVDQCKTFFFSGHETSALSIVWTMLLLATNPQWQNELREEIREVVGDEEIDFDMLAGLKKMGWVMNEVFRLYPSGPNAQRQARDDIQVSEDLTIPRGTNMWIDIVGMHHDPELWGEDVHEFKPERFKDDIHGGCKHKMGFLPFGFGGRMCIGRNMSFLEYKVVLSLILSRFSFTVSPTYCHSPSTLLTMRPSYGMPLVFQLLD, encoded by the exons ATGGAGCACACTGCCATGGCAGGGATATTCATCGTCATCAGTCTCTACTTGTTCTGCAGGCTGTTACTCTCCTTTTGGGTTTTTCCTTTCCTAACTCACCGGAGGCTCAAGAAGAATGGTTTCAGTGGTCCATCTCCATGTTTTCCATTAGGTAATCTCAGTGAGATGAAGAAGAAGACTAACACTCAAAGCTCGTCTTGGACTAACAAGATCTCCCATGACATATACCCAACTCTATTCCCTCACTTCGCTCGCTGGAAAAACTCCCACG GCAAGGTGTTCGTCTACTGGTTGGGCACAGAGCCATTTTTGTATATAGCAGATCCTGTTTTTCTCAAGAAGCTATCAAGTGAGGTCTCTGCAAAGAAATGGGGGAAACCTTCTGTGTTCAAACGTGACAGAGCTCCTATGTTTGGCAATGGCATCGTTATGTCTGAAGGTGATGAATGGGCTCTTCACCGCCAAGTTATCACTCCTGCGTTTAACCCTGCCAACTTGAAG GCAATGGTGGGTTTGATGGTGGAGGCTACCAGATCAATGCTAGATACCTGGAGTAACCAGCTCAAAAATTCCGGCACTCGAGAAATTGATGTAGAGAAATCGATCAGAGAAACAGCAGGGGAAATAATCGCCAAGGCAAGCTTCGGCATTAGTTACCAAAGTGATAACCATGTGTTTGGAAAATTAAGGGCCTTGCAAATCAGCCTCTTTCAAACGAAACGTCTTTTAGGTGTTCCATTTGGGGAATTGTTGTACCTCAAGCAAGCCCTCGAGGCCAGAAGACTTGGAGAAGAAATTAACCAACTGTTCTCACCGATCATATCTGCACGAGAGGAAATGATTAGGTCAGGATCGTCTCCTCCGCAGCGCGACTTGCTTGGGATATTGCTTAACCAGAGTGATCAACAAGGCAGCTTCAGAAAGACTATGACAACACAGCAGTTGGTGGATCAGTGCAAGACATTTTTCTTTTCAGGGCATGAGACATCGGCATTATCTATCGTATGGACGATGCTACTTCTGGCCACGAATCCACAGTGGCAAAATGAACTGAGGGAAGAGATTAGGGAGGTGGTCGGAGATGAAGAAATTGATTTCGACATGCTTGCTGGACTAAAGAAG ATGGGATGGGTGATGAATGAGGTTTTCCGACTATATCCTTCAGGACCAAATGCACAGAGGCAAGCTAGAGATGACATTCAAGTGAGTGAGGACCTAACGATCCCTAGAGGAACCAATATGTGGATCGACATTGTGGGAATGCACCATGACCCTGAGCTATGGGGTGAGGATGTGCATGAGTTCAAGCCAGAGAGGTTTAAGGACGATATACATGGTGGGTGCAAGCACAAAATGGGTTTCTTACCTTTTGGTTTTGGAGGAAGGATGTGTATCGGTAGGAACATGAGCTTCTTGGAGTATAAGGTTGTGCTAAGCCTGATACTTTCTAGGTTCTCTTTTACTGTTTCTCCTACATATTGTCACTCTCCTTCTACTTTACTCACAATGAGGCCATCTTATGGCATGCCTCTAGTATTCCAGCTCTTGGATTGA